In one Diabrotica virgifera virgifera chromosome 5, PGI_DIABVI_V3a genomic region, the following are encoded:
- the LOC114326908 gene encoding jerky protein-like encodes MATKRKNVVVTMENKLEALGRIDKGESLKTIAASYGVGTSTVSDWKKNRTKIQEFCFKMITKHSLDNRRKANKVKNETLDDALYMWFCAECERGLPLSGQIIQESALKLNKMLPDCEPNFTASQGWLDRWKKRHGILQLSVFYL; translated from the coding sequence atggcaacaaaacgtaaaaatgttgtagtgacaatggaaaataaactagaagcattaggtagaattgataaaggcgaatctttaaaaactattgcagcatcatatggtgtcggtacatctacagtatcggattggaagaaaaatagaactaaaattcaagaattttgttttaaaatgataacaaaacacagtttggacaatcggcgCAAAGCTAATAAAGtgaaaaatgagactctcgacgacgctttgtatatGTGGTTTTGTgcggaatgcgaacgtggtttaccattGTCTGGACAAATTATTCAAGAATCAGCACTCAAGCTGAATAAAATGTTGCCTGATTGTGAACCAAATTTCACTGCGAGTCAAGGTTGGTTGGATAGATGGAAAAAACGTCATGGAATACTCCAACTAtctgtattttatttataa